tagaatttaaaatttaaaatttaatttctagagtttaaaatttagaattttaaagtttaaaatttagaatttagaatttaaaaatctaaatatttaaattttaaatcataaaataagtACAACAAAAGaagagataaataaaaaaaattgaaatataaacatattataattttgataggaaaaaaaaaactaaagtcAAATAAGTGGTATTTGTAcaataaaacaaaagaaagaatgGACATTGAATTgagtaaaaaagaaaagaaaaccatAAATATGCAGTCATTAATACAGTTACTATGTATGGAGTGTATTTTGTGTTATATCACTTCGCGTGATATAGCATTTCTCTTGTTGTAAATCATAATTTAAAGTGTTGGTTTttctattttatctttatttaatatttatcatttattgccatttgtctaaaaaaataaattaaacaaaacatttaatagggaaatgataaaaaaaaagataaaattataaaaaaatagagtattaattgtatttcttaaactgtgtaaAGAAGAAAAGTGCCCTATTATTTCAAGACGAAGGgggtatattttttatttaataaattttaaatatataaaatatagagattatgtttttaaaataaaataaaagtcatTTATAAAACTTTACGATGCATGAAATTAGAAAAGTTAAAACCTATAAAATGTAGAGATTAGTATGCCAAACTActactttcaaaaagttttgggtttaaatagttttattttgaaagtgtaatttttagaattttgtaTTCAATTACAGTTTAATTTCTCAAATtctctaaaaatatttaatctgaTTGTTATTGTGTACCTTTTATAtaaggcttaatcacaaaaaattGCCAAActtatacgttttgtgtcaattatagccaaatctttaaaaatcacaagatttagccaaaccttatatgttctatttcttttttagccatttttgaatcgaaccggtttttcagacaccgtgtcgtccacgtcaccgccaactaagcaattggctgacatggcagctgaaatatttaaataaggtttggctatagctgacacaaaatgcataggtttggtatttttgtgaataaaactaattttaaaattaaataattaaataattaattatattataataaaaaaatatatatagttaaGCATTTATATAATACAACTATTCACAGTACAACTATTCAATtcttaaaaatcataaaacaatttattaaataattcaaaaaacacattcataatatttattttatgaagaTAATTGTATACACAAATACAAAcagtaataatattttttttctatagtaaaataatacaagatattatatttaaaataaaaacaaaatgcgTAGGGATTGTGACGTTACTATTGATGATGAAGTTGGTCCTGGTACAAATGGCAATTTGGGCTCGTGAGATGGACACTTTGGCATTGGCCTGTATAAATCTGAAGTCCAATAATGGGATTATGTTGCTTACAGGGACTGTACTATACCTGTCCATGGATTTGGGATCGTCCAAGCCCGGCCCTTGAGCAATGATTTTTGGGCGTTTTATGTAAAATCAGATTTCGGCAgtccatttatttttatttacagtaCAAGTTAAATCTTTACATTCACAaccttcaaattttataaaaccaaCTTCCTTTTTCagaaatatactccctccgatacataatatttgtcgcatttaactttaacacaagaattaagaaagcaattaatatgtctttatttgtaaacatttttactaaattaaccctacattaaaacttgtttacatttatgattactatttttatttgtttattgtatttttttaataaattaataggaggcaaacatggaaaaataacaattaatgttCTCTTggtattatataattataacatgacaaatattatagaccaaaacaatttctcaaatgcaacaaatattatgaaccggagggagtatcttttatacgttttttcaatTTCTCTCTTAATTTGGATGTTTCTTGTTGTTGTTCTTCTTCTCCACTTCGTTTCTTTCTCCACAATCAGCGGTTGATTATGTCTCCATTCTCTACTTATTTTTCCACGATCTTCTCCTCCACAATTCCTCTCTTGTTTCGGTGTCTAGAAACCTGTAAGTTatcgtttttattttatttttagattttgcTGAGTTATTGATACTTGCATTTGATTCGTACTGTTTGAATTAtgttattgtttattattttgccGATTTGTTGttcttatttatttgatttaggtCATTCTAATTTCTAGgtttttgttgttgatttttatgtaatattttgattttttacttaatttatcttgaaattagtttatttagtcTCATTGATTGTTGTTTGTTGATTGAAATCATGATTTAGGTTTagctttgttttttttatttcagttttggtttttaattctttttgttaatttgattgatttttaatttattaggtATTTTAATGTAActgcttttttaatttttgataatttgtttaattttttatttaatttattttgaaattatctTGTTTGATTCTATTGACTGTTAATTTGTTTATTGAAATCATGATTTACAAAAGTTTGTTGTAGCTCATGTAGTGAAGACAGTTGCACGACTTTTCAAGCATTCAAAGACGGCTGAATTATTGCTGAAAaggctaaaataaaaatattgtatatTGGAAAAAAATTTGCAAGTATGTTTCATTCGAAACAACGAAGGAAGATAGGCGCTGGTGCGAAGAGAAAAGTTTATGTTGAGTTTTTTGAACATGAAGAATCCTCAGTCAAGAAATCGATGAAAGTATtgttcatttgattttattatgcATAGTTAGTTTTGTCTATCTTGTAGTGATTGTTTTATGGTCTGTTATTGTATGtattttgttatgtttttgaAAGACTTATTAATCTTTATCTTTTCACTTGTTGACATGATGTTGATTATAACGGTCACTTAAGACTAGGTCAACTTCTAATTTTTCGAAGAAGAAACCTTTCAGTGAACATGAAAAGGTTTTGGATGATGCCTTTATTAAGGTATTTCATCTTTATGATTTTGTGAAATGGAACCGGTTTTGTCAAAGTTTGGTTAAATATGAGGGATGGAAGACGGcaaacaattatacaagtgatgTTGAAGGAACTGTGCACTTGTAAAGAGAATTGAGCagtaaaaatgtttttaaataagtttttttaatttacgaatTATTGTGTTGGTTGTATGAGtaatatttttctgtttttataaggatgattttaattttttatttgaattattgttgttgttttttcatattattttgagTATTTACTCTGATAATTTCTTTATCTCAtacatttattttgaattttttgtacttttattgtttttagCAGAATTATTAATAccatattaacaagttatcaacataatgtcaacatgatatcaacacttaatgctaatttagtcaagatgtttgtaaaatgagaacattgattgatttaaataaaaaaaatcaacatattatcaaaagcATGTCAACAGCTCATCAACACAACAaattaagactaactttatttttctttcaataattgaaaaattaacatGTTATCAACATTAAGTCAAtgacatgtcaacataaaattaaaaatgaaaaaggattaaaatacttatcaacataatgtcaacaataaattaacaacgaatcaacataaaaaataaaataaaatatatatctttgaaaaactgtgacaatcaataaaatatcaacaaaaaatcaacatgtcaacatgataatgctaacatattattatttaatctcaattaaattttgtttttttagtttatttcacggacaaaattatctaatttgccaatgtttttttagaataaaattttccaatgttaaaatcaagaaaataccaattgattatcaacacaaaatcaacataaaataaacaacactattactattataatatttcagcaatcaaccatcatcaataaatagagtttcagaataaaaaaacacaaaaatacaatcAAGCACAAAAAAATACAgacaaaaaattattccatacaaccataaatttatattacataacatgaaattagcattatattcttaaaaaataatgtctatacatgtttaatggtgaaaaaacagtaaaaaaattgtagatctgaaaaaaaaagaaaaaagaaaaaagaagaagaacaatgaataaattatagatctgaaatcaaatagatgacgacgACGAGTAGAAAAGATGATGGCATTGGAAAAGATGACGACAgagacgatgatgagaacgattATGAAGGAGCAGAGGAACAGAGGACGGCACATCGGAAGACGGCGAAACAGAAAAATATAGAACGGTAAAAAAGAGAgaggaagatgagctgagaggaagagagagaaatatgagctgagaggaagagagaattgaatgatgagaaaagagaaaataaatgaaattatgatgattgtgctattagggttgaatatataaaatctgtataaaagttataattagCTCCGTGTGTATTAGTTTAGTAAGTGGAAAGTATGacatgtataaaagtaaataattagcCAATGtaagttgtttgtgtaaaaagcccatgattttttttatccttaGCTCAATCTAAGTCTGAATCCGAACTGTTATTTTATGAGAGAAttcgattttttatttttatagaatttcCACATTAAGCCTGTTCAAATCCGACCcaaatttgcaaaaatataGTGTTAAAGCCGGATTTAGATAGGAAATATAAAACTCGAGAAGGGCTCCGACGTTTGGActtgtataaaaaatttaaaacgctCGGCGGGCTCAATATGACCCTAGCCAACAAATCTAGATTATACCGGAACTGTAAATAAATCGAGCCAAACTAAACTTTTGACTCTGAATTAAATAACTCACTTTCAGCTAGATTAATTAAGGactatattttttatctttagacgattaaaatattattttttatttttaggtcaaCTAAGGATAAATTtgagtttttaataaataaatttattcataGCGtacaattcaatttttaattgacaaaaaattattatttttaattgactaaaacagttaaattgaattatttgagCCTGAGATATAAATTGAGATACTTGATTGATCATTTACTCAATAAAAAAGAAGTAGACAAAAATGAGAGcattattgttgttattttgtGATATCCATAAAAGAAAGAGTCAAAATGAATTGAATAGGCAGTTGGACTATGTAATTGGAGCTGAGGCCAGTTAAAGATTCTGGTACGAGAATGGCTTAAAAACTACAAACTAAAAGCCATCTTCATAGAAACAACCGGCTTTTTGGATTTTAATCCTCAGACTGACACCAACTTTTGAATCAACAGCTTTTATGTTTTATCCAAAACTTAAGCATAGAAACAAGGAAAAAAAGAATCAATTTCCAGCCCTTCCaacttaacaaaaaaaaataaaatttccggTCTCTAACTTATAAAAACGACGCCATttagaatattaatttatatttttaaagataataaaataacatcgcatctaTCATTCAAggatttaaaatgtgtttttgatttaaaaaccaaataaaaacaaaaaatagtttaaagttCAGATAGAAAATGCAGGTATAGTTTAGAGATCTGAAAATAAGTTATTTCTAGAAacaaataatgttatttttggAACTCTAATAGTATCATACTATGGCTCCTTCGGACCATTGATGTCCcatgttttttttcttccataTTTTGGCATTATTATTACATTGATACCTTTGAATTTCAGAATTAAGAGTACTTACTCATATATTCATGTTGATGTACAAATTATATAGTTTATTACTTTCATGCCATAATTTATCGTTTTCTTTCTTTGTAGCTAGCTAGGTCAATTTCAAGGAAGCTGGAAAGAAACTAAtcagaaaattgttttttctttttggtgggaaaatgaacaatttaaatccataaaatattattttattttgtatattattttttttccacAAATTGTAATAATTTTCTCCCATATTAGAAGTTTTACTTTTCATTTTAAGATGTTCTATTTCAAAAGttttatttctatatttaagatgattttatattaatttttacgGAAAATTTCCCTCATATTGATAAGGATGCGATATAAATATAATAGGATTAATGTCATCAAAAATTCACTAACTATCAAATTTTCTAAAATCCATACACCATTCaaaaatccggtgaaaattgCTGAGTTGACAACATGGCGGGTAATTAATTATGAAGATCATTAAATTTTTgagtttttcatttcagtcactaaattgtttttttcctttttgataattgaactttcatatttttttattttggtattttacGGTCAAAAATGCTTAGATGGTAGccataattaattttgtttttacctGAAAATTTGTCATATTGACCCAGAAActcattttcaaagtgaaattatgtatatgtgataaattttcaaagtaaaactagCGAAATCCGGTTGCCACATTTCAATTTCCGGTTTCCAGCTAAGCAATTTTGGCTGGaaatactaaaatgaaaaaaataaaagtttaatgataaaaaaaatagtttaatgactgaaatgaaaaaactgaaAAGTTCAGTGATGgctagaatcaattacccgtgacatggcataaaaaatcaaatagtgACGCGTCAGCAATGTTCGCCGAATTTTTGAACGatgtttgaatttgaaaaaaattgataattggtATATGAAAATGATGATCTTTAAAtggcatgattaaaatgagaaaacatataaatttgatgaatttttataatagtatcccaatataatataatgattaataatttttttaattttcgtgGATGAAGGGTGACTTGTaaaatgagaagaaaaaaataCTGCTTTTTATGTGcttaaaaaatacttaaaaattaaacaatttgaaTCTAATTATGAAAACTATTacgacttttttaaatttttgtacgAAATTGTTAACACAATTGAAAGTGGATTGCcaaattatttgaaagtaagatAATCGAttgttaataaaattgaaagtgaaatataaaaatgtttaaaagtgAATATCAATTTGTTAACATAAGTTAATTAATAGAAATTTCTGATTGTTAACATAATTGAAAATgagatatcaaatcgtttaatttttaaatataaattataaaaattacaaattgtaATATATAGAGAGAGGAGTTTATAGTAATTTACTTATAATTAAATAGTGTTCTAACTCATCAATTTCAAGAAAGCTTCTTACTTAATAAAAAATGCCAAGATATATGGATGGACAGGGTCCTCGATTTCATAATGAAAGCCGATAGCAATTTCCTAcacaaaataacataatttgATCCATAACTATATAAtgttgataattaaaaaaaaactatataatattaattaattattaataaatgattgtTAGCAAAAAGCATCATAGATCtgtggatatataattaatttatacaaCCTCCTCAAactatataatcaaaatataattagatgTTGTTGACATGATCGCTTCTTGACCCACCACCATATTTATATCAACTCATCACTTCCTTATATGACTAAGAGACAAAATTCTAAAAtccaattaattattttgggttgTAGCATATATAACCGACATTCAAATGTTGAAAATTAAGTATTAAAGAGAATTCTTATATTGACTTTatccactactagaaaactgcaATTTAGCAACAGATTTTTCTGTCGCTAAAGGctgaaatccgtcggtaaattaaattttctgttggtaaaaagttaaaatccgtcgttaaatcaaaaaaattatgtcggtaattctctgttttctagtagtgatctAATTAATTATTCGTAGATAGAGCTAATAATATTATAACACGGCAACAACTGTAGTAAGCATATTAACATATTGATAATCAAAATGCTaccatataataatttattgattaataaatattatataattagacatttaaaaatttattaattctaaaaattataaatttgaaattaatagcttttaagataaaattgaaaagaaattccAAACAAAATTAACGAAATTAAACATACTAAATATGACTAAAATATAGTTTCGGAGTCCACACTATTTGTCGTTGGCACACTTTTCAtcaaattaagtttaaaaatgcATAATATGTATAATCCAAAACTAGCCAGAATTAAAAGTATCAcccaattaaatttattataaattttcattcAAACCCGAATCACATTATAATATATCATTTAGATGTATGCAAAAAATAGGTAGCTAAAGTATTATTGAGCAAAGAATCATCtctgtttttaaatttgtgCGTCAGAATTAATTAACtcacatatatttattttaatcaatcaaagataatatttgatttgaaaatgagacaatttctaaatttgaaaaatgagataaaactGAAAAGAAATTCATAACAAAATTAACGAAATTAAACATACTAAATAAATGACTAAAATGTAGTTCGATGTACACACTATTGGTCGTTGGCACATTTTTcgtcaaattaaattttaaaaatgcttGATTCGTATAATCCAAAACTAGCCAGAACTAAAAGTACCACCcaatcaaatttataataaattcaaattcaatccCCCTTCACATTATTATATCATTAGATGTATGCGAAAAATAGGTAGCTAAAGTATTAATGAGCAAAGAATCAtctcaattttaaatttgtgcGTCAGAATTAATTAACTCacacttatttattttaatcaactaaaaacaatatttttattttatatcatttaaaaataaaattgtacaaAATGAACATGTTTACAGAATGAGATGAcaagatttaatttttaattaacctaaaaataaaaattattatcatcATCAACTAACCTATTTAGattattgttttcaattaattaaaatagctaaaaataaattaattgatcCTGATATACGAATTTTAAAACGGCAATAACCCtttgttattatataatttacattatttaaatatgatGGTATTCAAGTCTTaatatggaaaaaaatatacttaCTCACCTTACCTATAAACCAAAGTTGGTGCTTCTCATGCAACTTCGAGGAAAACACCAAACCAAAACTATCTCTCTTCTACACAAACAAATAGACACAATTTCATAAAATACGCTGCAAAAAGCCGGCATTTACAACTTTCCCTCTCCTCTTCTCTTACCTGTACCTTCGTTGTCATCaatccaaattaaaatttaatcccCCCACTCCTTCCTCGAACATTTCTTCAACTCCATTCCCATTTTTTTTGGTTCCTTTCTCTTCAAATTTCACtatataaatacaccaaaatcCACCCTTAACCACTCATCATTTCAAACCAACAAACAACCAACAATTCTAGTTAGTTATGGCATCACGAAACGGCATTATTTTCGAGGATTTCTTCCCCGCAATGGTGGAGAAACTCGGGGCTGACGGGTTTATGAAGGAGCTATGCAAcgggtttagggttttgatgGACGGGGAGAAGGGCGCGATAACGTTTGAGAGCTTGAAAAGAAATGCGGAGTTACTTGGGTTGCAAGATATGAGCGATGATGAGTTAATGTGTATGTTGAGAGAAGGTGATTTGGATGGCGATGGTGCTTTGAATCAAATGGAATTTTGTACTCTTATGTTTAGACTTAGTCCTGATTTGATGACTACTTCAAGAAAATGGCTCGTAGAAACTCTTGTTAGTGAAATGTAGAGttaaaaatttgaagaaaatatttatattaatgttgttaatttgattttatgttctTGATTAGGGAAATCTTTGTTTTTTCATGCCAATTTGTCTGTAATTTTTAGTTTAGATATTAATTAAATCTTCAATTTCAAACTAgtgtttagtgtttttttttgtttttttattgaaagtGTCATTGTCTAACAAACTCACTTGAATGTTCTAGTAAGTCAAGAACTCAAATTTTAGATAATTCACAACTGGAAATTTATCAAATCATTGACAACTGAGTTTTCATTTTAAACCTCACTTCATTATAGACTTAATGTATCTTTTTGGGATTTAATACAATTGAAATCATATAACATGAATGGATTTTTTATAGGTTTAATTAGAACAATTCTTTTTGGCTAATTTGGATGATTAGGGCTACTTAATTTGGTGATGAAATAATAAAAGTTGGTCCCAGATAGTAATTAATTGACCTAGTCTTAGCTATGAGCCTATGACATAGACAGcacaacaaaatgaaaaaattgataatGATAAGGTAGGTCCAATTTAGTTTGGTTTATATGTGGGCTATTAGCTTAGGCCCCAATACTATATACTATACTATATAATGTGGGCTAGGCTATACTCAGTGAGATCCTATTCCTAGCTAGCCTAATTGGCTTAAACACTAATGGTTCAGACCACAGATTCGGGCCTTTCAAAAGGGTAATTTTGGAATACTTCTCTtcaacaaaatgaaaaatatgaGAAAATCCATTTTATGATTGGTTTAATAGTGTTAAAGtcctcttatttttttaatttatcaaatttagcTGATTTCTTGCAGAACTGTAATATTAGCAATTCGATTTCATAGAAATTGGAAGGTTTAGTCAAGGGAATTTCCAATCAtgaatttgtaataatttagaatattttaaattaaattgttgatttttcaatttgatttgaattatcaaaactaaaatgaatttttttatttttaaaatcaaagaaTACGGGgaatcatttttaaataatatcatGTTGAACCAAAAGCATATGAGAAATCATATGAAATGATTCATAGCCATAtgaaaatcaatataaattatttatttgaattaatatgCTTTGTAAATGATTTTGTCCaagaatataatttatatcaTACCAAAGAATAACTACTTAATTAACTAGTGCATGATCTTTGTTTGGCATAGCCATCATATGCATGTTCATCCTTTGAGTTGTGTGTATGAAAGATGCCAATTTTCTTTGATATTTCAC
This region of Mercurialis annua linkage group LG1-X, ddMerAnnu1.2, whole genome shotgun sequence genomic DNA includes:
- the LOC126664747 gene encoding calcium-binding protein KRP1-like — protein: MASRNGIIFEDFFPAMVEKLGADGFMKELCNGFRVLMDGEKGAITFESLKRNAELLGLQDMSDDELMCMLREGDLDGDGALNQMEFCTLMFRLSPDLMTTSRKWLVETLVSEM